A genomic region of Mesobacillus jeotgali contains the following coding sequences:
- a CDS encoding class I SAM-dependent methyltransferase, protein MFAFFYDKLMGPLEKKWIARVRKKIVSGLEGKVLEIGAGTGANFPYYSKEKVERVVSLEPNPYMLDQAKRRAKEFELPVEFHQGIAETLPFNDGEFDTVVATLVLCSVSDPHKVFQEMRRVCKQGGKIVLFEHVRTESKSLAALQDVLTPAWKRLCDGCHLNRNTGLYMKESGIIMVKEKKYFKGIFVEYEGLNPE, encoded by the coding sequence ATGTTTGCTTTTTTTTATGATAAACTCATGGGTCCTCTTGAGAAGAAATGGATAGCTAGAGTCAGGAAAAAAATAGTTTCTGGACTAGAAGGGAAGGTTCTTGAAATTGGCGCAGGTACTGGAGCGAATTTTCCCTATTATTCAAAGGAAAAGGTGGAAAGGGTTGTTTCACTGGAGCCAAACCCCTATATGCTTGATCAGGCAAAACGCAGGGCGAAAGAATTCGAACTGCCTGTCGAGTTCCATCAGGGGATAGCAGAGACACTTCCATTCAATGATGGTGAGTTTGATACTGTTGTCGCCACGCTTGTTCTTTGTTCCGTTAGTGATCCTCATAAAGTTTTTCAGGAAATGAGAAGAGTATGTAAACAAGGAGGGAAGATTGTCCTCTTTGAGCATGTCAGAACAGAATCGAAATCGCTTGCGGCACTGCAGGATGTCCTAACTCCAGCCTGGAAACGGCTGTGTGATGGCTGCCATTTAAATCGTAATACAGGTCTCTATATGAAAGAATCGGGAATCATAATGGTAAAAGAAAAGAAATATTTTAAGGGTATTTTTGTTGAATACGAGGGGCTTAATCCAGAATAA
- a CDS encoding zinc-dependent alcohol dehydrogenase, giving the protein MKAVTYQGSKDVQVKNVEAPKIEHEQDMIIKITSTAICGSDLHLYQGNMPLRPGYIIGHEPMGIVEEVGPGVKNLKKGDRVVIPFNVSCGECFYCQNQMESQCDNTNEYKDTGGYFGYTEQYGNHPGGQAEYLKVPYADFTSFVVPESCELEDESLLFLSDVIPTAWWSVEHAGVKKGDTVIVLGSGPIGLMTQKFAWMKGAKRVIAVDHLDYRLMHAKKTNKVEIFDFTQEDDPGKFLQDLTNGGADVVIDCVGMDGKKSVVEKVEQKLKLQGGTLSALEIAHTAVRKFGTVQITGVYGLRYNMFPLGRFFERNITMKMGQAPVIHYMPKLFEMVTNGEFDPTDIITHKMPLEDAAKGYEMFNDRKDDCIKVVLKP; this is encoded by the coding sequence TACCTCTACAGCAATTTGCGGATCTGACCTCCATCTTTATCAAGGCAATATGCCTCTTCGTCCAGGCTACATAATCGGGCATGAGCCAATGGGTATTGTAGAAGAAGTGGGCCCAGGAGTGAAGAATTTGAAAAAAGGAGATCGTGTTGTCATTCCTTTCAACGTTTCATGTGGTGAGTGTTTTTACTGCCAGAACCAAATGGAAAGTCAATGTGATAACACTAATGAATACAAGGATACAGGAGGGTATTTTGGGTACACCGAACAATATGGTAATCACCCCGGAGGACAGGCAGAATATTTAAAAGTGCCTTACGCTGATTTTACGTCCTTTGTCGTGCCTGAGTCATGTGAGCTAGAGGATGAGTCGTTATTATTCCTATCGGACGTCATACCAACTGCATGGTGGAGCGTAGAACACGCCGGCGTAAAAAAAGGAGATACAGTAATTGTTCTTGGCAGTGGGCCAATTGGATTGATGACGCAAAAATTTGCCTGGATGAAAGGGGCAAAACGAGTCATCGCAGTCGATCACCTCGACTACAGGCTGATGCATGCCAAAAAAACCAACAAAGTAGAGATCTTTGATTTTACACAGGAAGATGATCCAGGGAAATTCCTGCAGGACTTGACTAACGGTGGAGCGGACGTAGTAATTGATTGTGTAGGAATGGATGGAAAGAAGTCAGTCGTGGAAAAAGTGGAACAAAAACTGAAGCTGCAGGGAGGAACCCTTTCCGCGCTGGAAATTGCCCATACAGCTGTACGTAAATTCGGAACCGTACAAATTACCGGGGTATATGGATTAAGGTACAATATGTTCCCGCTTGGCCGATTCTTCGAACGTAATATCACAATGAAAATGGGACAGGCTCCTGTTATTCACTACATGCCAAAACTATTCGAAATGGTCACAAACGGTGAATTTGACCCAACTGACATCATCACACATAAAATGCCGCTTGAAGACGCGGCAAAAGGGTATGAGATGTTCAATGACCGGAAAGATGATTGTATCAAGGTAGTATTAAAGCCTTAA